The proteins below are encoded in one region of Rana temporaria chromosome 2, aRanTem1.1, whole genome shotgun sequence:
- the LOC120926347 gene encoding homocysteine S-methyltransferase 1-like, with the protein MADTVRVLSGGLSTELEAAGFIIQGDPLWSARLLHTNPQAIKDVHTSFLKSGSEVLTTATYQASIKGFVQHLGVNVDEAEELFNVAVSVAKEAAEEFNTQSLEKKNILIAGSIGPYGAFLHDGSEYTGSYVKDMSIEELKNWHRVQMQCLASAGVDLFAIETIPSQKEAEALVQVLREFPNSKAWLSYSCQNVSSTSYGDKFEEAVKVSAATPQLVAIGVNCCSPDFISPLLSLANKKCSLQIDWIVYPNRGEKWDHDLGWQSASNEKPLSAHALEWVQLGAKWIGGCCRTTPSEIESLRETLLTRGPHKR; encoded by the exons ATGGCAGACACAGTGAGAGTACTGAGTGGAGGATTGTCTACTGAGCTGGAGGCTGCTGGATTCATCATCCAG GGAGATCCACTTTGGAGTGCAAGACTTCTTCATACCAACCCACAAGCAATAAAGGATGTTCACAcaag tttTCTCAAGAGCGGTTCTGAAGTCTTGACTACAGCTACCTACCAAGCTAGCATTAAAGGATTTGTACAACATTTGGGTGTGAATGTAGATGAGGCAGAAGAACTTTTTAATGTCGCAGTATCCGTTGCTAAAGAAGCTGCAGAAGAATTCAACACACAGTCCTTAG aaaaaaaaaatattttaattgctGGATCTATTGGCCCTTATGGAGCATTTCTTCATGATGGCTCTGAGTATACGGGAAGTTATGTCAAAGACATGAGTATTGAG GAGTTAAAGAACTGGCATCGGGTACAGATGCAGTGCCTGGCATCTGCTGGAGTTGATCTGTTTGCTATAGAGACTATTCCTAGTCAAAAGGAGGCAGAAGCCCTGGTACAGGTTCTCAGGGAGTTCCCAAATTCTAAAGCTTGGCTGTCCTACTCATGTCAG AACGTATCCTCTACCAGTTATGGAGATAAGTTTGAAGAAGCAGTGAAAGTTTCAGCAGCAACACCCCAGCTGGTGGCCATTGGAGTGAATTGCTGTTCCCCCGATTTCATTAGCCCCCTCCTATCTTTAGCCAACAAAAAATGCAGTCTACAGATCGACTGGATTGTTTACCCTAACAGAGGAGAGAAATGGGATCATGACCTGGG CTGGCAAAGCGCTAGTAATGAAAAACCTCTATCTGCACATGCTCTTGAATGGGTCCAGTTAGGAGCCAAATGGATAG